One Terriglobales bacterium DNA segment encodes these proteins:
- the nuoI gene encoding NADH-quinone oxidoreductase subunit NuoI — translation MAIVKDIAAIAKGMSVTLREMFAPTLVENYPDGPGPLKGAVFQERYRGVHVLQRDENGLEKCVACFLCAAACPANCIYIEAAENTATNRVSGAERYAKVYNIDYNRCIFCGYCVEACPTDAITHGHGFQIASLNATSLVYRKEQMLAPLPAHMGANAIFNEAEVEAGAPPMRSEQPDVII, via the coding sequence ATGGCCATCGTTAAGGACATCGCCGCTATTGCCAAGGGCATGAGCGTCACCCTGCGGGAGATGTTCGCGCCCACGTTGGTGGAAAACTATCCCGATGGCCCCGGACCCTTGAAGGGCGCGGTTTTTCAGGAGCGCTATCGCGGCGTGCACGTCCTGCAGCGCGATGAGAATGGGCTCGAGAAGTGCGTGGCCTGTTTTTTGTGCGCGGCCGCATGCCCGGCAAACTGTATTTACATTGAAGCGGCCGAGAATACTGCCACCAATCGGGTGAGCGGCGCCGAGCGCTACGCCAAGGTCTATAACATTGATTACAACCGCTGCATTTTTTGCGGCTATTGCGTGGAAGCCTGTCCTACCGACGCCATCACTCACGGCCATGGCTTCCAGATCGCCAGCCTGAACGCCACCAGCCTGGTGTATCGCAAGGAGCAAATGCTGGCTCCCCTCCCCGCCCATATGGGCGCGAACGCCATATTCAACGAGGCGGAGGTGGAAGCCGGCGCACCTCCCATGCGAAGCGAACAGCCGGACGTGATCATCTAA
- a CDS encoding type II toxin-antitoxin system Phd/YefM family antitoxin — translation MKTMGAAEFKARCLKVMDEVHKTQEPVVITKKGRPVAKLVPAKVARRDVLGSLKGIIEIVGDIEAPLVPPEDWKALR, via the coding sequence ATGAAGACGATGGGAGCGGCAGAATTTAAGGCGCGTTGCCTTAAAGTAATGGATGAAGTCCACAAAACTCAGGAGCCAGTCGTAATCACTAAGAAAGGTAGGCCGGTTGCAAAGTTAGTGCCCGCAAAGGTCGCACGTCGTGATGTTCTTGGCTCTCTTAAGGGCATAATTGAGATTGTCGGTGACATCGAAGCGCCTCTAGTACCGCCGGAAGATTGGAAGGCTCTGCGTTGA
- a CDS encoding type II toxin-antitoxin system VapC family toxin, whose protein sequence is MILLDTSVLVWAAADRERLSRSAASAIRRARTSDGIAISAISLWELALLFSRGRLRPRGSIEDSVQMVIDSVGAVVKPITPAIAALATQFAEDFPRDPPDRIIGATARAEGLTLITRDERIRSSLLLKTLW, encoded by the coding sequence TTGATTCTTCTGGATACAAGTGTGCTAGTTTGGGCGGCAGCCGATCGGGAGCGCCTTTCCCGGTCAGCAGCAAGTGCGATCCGGCGGGCTCGAACCAGCGATGGGATAGCTATCTCGGCAATCAGCCTCTGGGAATTGGCTTTGCTATTTTCGCGCGGCCGGCTACGCCCGCGTGGCTCGATAGAAGATTCCGTGCAAATGGTGATCGATTCGGTAGGAGCGGTGGTGAAGCCGATAACGCCGGCGATTGCTGCTTTGGCCACTCAATTTGCGGAAGATTTTCCTCGTGATCCTCCAGATCGCATAATTGGAGCCACTGCCCGGGCGGAGGGACTCACCTTGATTACGCGAGACGAGAGGATCCGCTCCAGTTTACTGCTGAAGACACTTTGGTGA
- a CDS encoding UbiD family decarboxylase, with protein MALDDLRDWISTLDKAGELKRVRAEVDPILEITEIADRVSKASRPAPGGRALLFENVKGHPGARVLINQFGSARRMCMALGVDSLDEVAERIRHFMDVKTPQGFLDKVKMLPMLADMGKFFPKTVTSGPCKEVLLKDKFSLLDLPVLKCWPKDAGRFITLPCVITRDPVSGKRNVGMYRMQVYDERTAGMHWQRQKIGAEHYRQALRRAAAAGATPGAPESKSSAAVDIMARSSGGSVLPEGERPRGKMEVAVAIGTEPALTFSAIVPAPPEVEEFVIAGFLRQKPVELVKCETVDLDVPASAEYVLEGYVNLDELRTEGPFGDHTGFYSLEDEYPVFHLTCITHRKDPIYATTIVGKPPMEDGWMGKAVERIFLPLMRLTIPELVDINLPVEGIFHNLMIVSIRKSYPGQARKVMHAIWSLGQAMFTKCIIVVDEDVNVQDPREVVLKALNHIDPERDIQFTLGPVDSLDHASRLPNYGSKMGIDATRKWASEGFTRPWPDEILMDEQTKAMVEKRWKEYGIE; from the coding sequence TTGGCTCTTGACGATCTACGTGACTGGATTTCGACCCTGGACAAAGCCGGGGAGTTGAAGCGGGTTCGCGCCGAAGTTGATCCTATTCTTGAAATCACCGAGATTGCGGACCGGGTAAGCAAAGCCTCCCGGCCGGCGCCCGGAGGGCGCGCGTTGCTGTTCGAGAACGTCAAAGGCCATCCCGGGGCACGGGTGCTGATTAACCAGTTCGGCTCAGCACGACGCATGTGCATGGCGCTGGGGGTCGACTCGCTCGATGAAGTGGCGGAGCGCATTCGACACTTCATGGACGTAAAGACACCCCAGGGTTTTCTCGACAAAGTAAAGATGCTGCCCATGCTGGCAGACATGGGCAAATTTTTTCCCAAGACTGTCACCAGCGGTCCCTGCAAGGAAGTACTTCTTAAAGATAAGTTTTCCCTGCTCGACTTGCCGGTGCTGAAGTGCTGGCCCAAAGACGCCGGGCGCTTTATTACCCTACCGTGCGTGATCACCCGCGACCCGGTCAGCGGGAAGCGCAATGTCGGCATGTATCGCATGCAGGTCTATGACGAGCGCACCGCGGGCATGCACTGGCAGCGCCAGAAAATCGGCGCGGAGCACTACCGGCAGGCGTTGCGGCGGGCGGCGGCTGCGGGCGCGACTCCCGGAGCTCCAGAATCGAAATCCTCGGCAGCCGTGGACATCATGGCGCGATCTTCTGGCGGCTCAGTGCTGCCAGAGGGCGAGCGGCCGCGGGGCAAGATGGAGGTGGCCGTGGCCATCGGCACGGAGCCGGCGCTCACTTTTTCGGCAATCGTGCCTGCTCCACCAGAGGTGGAAGAGTTTGTGATTGCCGGGTTTCTGCGGCAGAAACCGGTAGAGCTGGTGAAATGCGAAACTGTTGATCTGGATGTACCCGCGTCCGCGGAGTATGTTCTCGAAGGCTACGTGAATCTCGATGAGCTGCGCACCGAGGGCCCGTTCGGCGACCACACCGGTTTTTATTCCCTGGAAGACGAGTACCCGGTTTTTCACCTCACCTGCATCACGCATCGCAAAGACCCGATTTACGCGACCACGATCGTAGGCAAGCCGCCCATGGAAGACGGCTGGATGGGCAAGGCCGTGGAACGAATTTTTCTGCCACTCATGCGACTGACCATTCCCGAGCTGGTGGACATCAACCTGCCAGTCGAAGGGATTTTTCACAACCTGATGATTGTCTCGATCCGCAAGTCTTATCCGGGGCAGGCGCGCAAAGTGATGCATGCCATCTGGTCTCTCGGGCAGGCGATGTTCACTAAGTGCATCATCGTGGTGGACGAAGACGTCAACGTGCAGGATCCCCGCGAAGTCGTGCTGAAAGCGTTAAACCACATCGACCCGGAGCGCGATATTCAGTTCACGCTGGGGCCAGTGGACTCTCTTGACCACGCCTCCCGCCTGCCCAACTACGGCTCGAAAATGGGCATTGATGCCACACGCAAGTGGGCCAGCGAAGGATTTACGCGTCCGTGGCCAGACGAGATCCTGATGGACGAACAGACGAAGGCGATGGTGGAGAAGCGGTGGAAAGAGTACGGGATTGAATAG